From a region of the Betta splendens chromosome 5, fBetSpl5.4, whole genome shotgun sequence genome:
- the LOC114855950 gene encoding acidic mammalian chitinase-like isoform X2, with protein MTNWAQYRPGNAKFTTDNVDPFLCTHVIYALATINNFNQIVPIEWNDEQQFGTLSSLKKVNPDLKTLLSVGGSVNGISPFIGMVAKPESRAAFIKSAISYLRTHNFDGLNLDWEYPGHNGSPQEDKERFTLLVTELSKAFEDDGKDNRRTKLLLSANVAALASTIDRAYEVNKISPHLDFLNLLTYDFHGSWDPVTGHNSPLYPSAVDSGSHIKHNIDSSVSHWMVLGAQPEKLLLGFPTYGRTFRLSTGNSGLGAPANGPAEAGPYTRTAGFWSYYEVCAFLPSATVEWISEQEVPYATYANSWVGYDDQRSFSSKVQWMTANNLGGAHVWTLDMDDFSGSFCSTGAYPLVNHLRMSMGFPPKPTTAPRPTTTRDPLADFCRGRPDGLYENPADKTTFFQCHSGNTHLQHCQPGLIFWDSCKCCHWP; from the exons ATGACCAACTGGGCCCAATACAGGCCCGGCAATGCAAAATTCACTACAGACAACGTTGACCCTTTCCTATGCACCCATGTCATCTATGCTCTGGCCACCATCAACAACTTCAACCAGATCGTTCCCATTGAATGGAATGACGAGCAACAGTTCGGCACACTTTCCAGCCTTAAGAAAGT CAATCCTGATCTAAAAACTCTACTGTCAGTTGGTGGCTCAGTCAATGGAATAAGCCC ATTTATCGGCATGGTTGCCAAACCTGAGAGTCGTGCAGCCTTCATCAAATCAGCCATCAGCTACCTGCGCACTCATAACTTTGATGGCCTGAACCTCGACTGGGAATATCCTGGACACAATGGCAGTCCCCAGGAGGATAAGGAGAGGTTCACGCTGCTGGTCACG GAACTGTCCAAGGCCTTTGAGGATGATGGTAAAGACAACAGAAGGactaagctgctgctgtcagccaaTGTGGCTGCACTGGCTTCTACCATTGACAGAGCCTATGAAGTGAACAAGATATCACC CCACTTGGACTTCCTCAACCTATTGACCTACGACTTCCATGGATCCTGGGACCCAGTGACTGGACACAACAGCCCACTGTACCCTAGCGCTGTGGATTCTGGCTCACACATTAAGCACAATATT GACTCTTCTGTGTCTCACTGGATGGTTTTGGGAGCACAACCTGAGAAACTGTTGCTGGGTTTTCCCACTTACGGGCGCACGTTCCGTCTTTCCACTGGTAATTCCGGCCTTGGAGCACCAGCTAATGGCCCTGCAGAAGCTGGCCCCTATACTCGCACAGCTGGCTTCTGGTCCTACTATGAG GTGTGTGCCTTCCTCCCAAGTGCTACTGTTGAGTGGATCTCTGAACAGGAAGTTCCATATGCCACCTATGCTAATTCCTGGGTGGGCTATGATGACCAGCGCAGCTTTTCTTCCAAG GTCCAGTGGATGACAGCCAACAACCTCGGAGGTGCTCACGTGTGGACTCTGGACATGGATGACTTCAGTGGATCTTTCTGCTCAACTGGAGCATACCCTCTTGTCAACCACCTCAGGATGTCCATGG GCTTTCCCCCGAAACCTACCACCGCTCCACGGCCCACCACTACCAGAGATCCTTTGGCAGACTTTTGCCGTGGTCGCCCTGATGGCCTTTATGAGAACCCAGCTGATAAGACCACCTTCTTCCAGTGCCACTCAGGAAacactcacctgcagcactGCCAGCCTGGCCTCATTTTCTGGGACTCCTGCAAGTGCTGCCACTGGCCCTGA
- the LOC114855950 gene encoding acidic mammalian chitinase-like isoform X1, protein MRLIRVLGILLVLHIASSSKLVCQMTNWAQYRPGNAKFTTDNVDPFLCTHVIYALATINNFNQIVPIEWNDEQQFGTLSSLKKVNPDLKTLLSVGGSVNGISPFIGMVAKPESRAAFIKSAISYLRTHNFDGLNLDWEYPGHNGSPQEDKERFTLLVTELSKAFEDDGKDNRRTKLLLSANVAALASTIDRAYEVNKISPHLDFLNLLTYDFHGSWDPVTGHNSPLYPSAVDSGSHIKHNIDSSVSHWMVLGAQPEKLLLGFPTYGRTFRLSTGNSGLGAPANGPAEAGPYTRTAGFWSYYEVCAFLPSATVEWISEQEVPYATYANSWVGYDDQRSFSSKVQWMTANNLGGAHVWTLDMDDFSGSFCSTGAYPLVNHLRMSMGFPPKPTTAPRPTTTRDPLADFCRGRPDGLYENPADKTTFFQCHSGNTHLQHCQPGLIFWDSCKCCHWP, encoded by the exons ATGAGACTCATTAGAG TGCTGGGCATCCTGCTTGTTTTACACATTG CTTCATCCAGTAAGCTGGTGTGTCAGATGACCAACTGGGCCCAATACAGGCCCGGCAATGCAAAATTCACTACAGACAACGTTGACCCTTTCCTATGCACCCATGTCATCTATGCTCTGGCCACCATCAACAACTTCAACCAGATCGTTCCCATTGAATGGAATGACGAGCAACAGTTCGGCACACTTTCCAGCCTTAAGAAAGT CAATCCTGATCTAAAAACTCTACTGTCAGTTGGTGGCTCAGTCAATGGAATAAGCCC ATTTATCGGCATGGTTGCCAAACCTGAGAGTCGTGCAGCCTTCATCAAATCAGCCATCAGCTACCTGCGCACTCATAACTTTGATGGCCTGAACCTCGACTGGGAATATCCTGGACACAATGGCAGTCCCCAGGAGGATAAGGAGAGGTTCACGCTGCTGGTCACG GAACTGTCCAAGGCCTTTGAGGATGATGGTAAAGACAACAGAAGGactaagctgctgctgtcagccaaTGTGGCTGCACTGGCTTCTACCATTGACAGAGCCTATGAAGTGAACAAGATATCACC CCACTTGGACTTCCTCAACCTATTGACCTACGACTTCCATGGATCCTGGGACCCAGTGACTGGACACAACAGCCCACTGTACCCTAGCGCTGTGGATTCTGGCTCACACATTAAGCACAATATT GACTCTTCTGTGTCTCACTGGATGGTTTTGGGAGCACAACCTGAGAAACTGTTGCTGGGTTTTCCCACTTACGGGCGCACGTTCCGTCTTTCCACTGGTAATTCCGGCCTTGGAGCACCAGCTAATGGCCCTGCAGAAGCTGGCCCCTATACTCGCACAGCTGGCTTCTGGTCCTACTATGAG GTGTGTGCCTTCCTCCCAAGTGCTACTGTTGAGTGGATCTCTGAACAGGAAGTTCCATATGCCACCTATGCTAATTCCTGGGTGGGCTATGATGACCAGCGCAGCTTTTCTTCCAAG GTCCAGTGGATGACAGCCAACAACCTCGGAGGTGCTCACGTGTGGACTCTGGACATGGATGACTTCAGTGGATCTTTCTGCTCAACTGGAGCATACCCTCTTGTCAACCACCTCAGGATGTCCATGG GCTTTCCCCCGAAACCTACCACCGCTCCACGGCCCACCACTACCAGAGATCCTTTGGCAGACTTTTGCCGTGGTCGCCCTGATGGCCTTTATGAGAACCCAGCTGATAAGACCACCTTCTTCCAGTGCCACTCAGGAAacactcacctgcagcactGCCAGCCTGGCCTCATTTTCTGGGACTCCTGCAAGTGCTGCCACTGGCCCTGA